A genomic segment from Salvelinus alpinus chromosome 8, SLU_Salpinus.1, whole genome shotgun sequence encodes:
- the rad51 gene encoding DNA repair protein RAD51 homolog 1, whose amino-acid sequence MAMRSEARVEAEAEVEEESFGPQPLSRLEQCGISASDLKKLEDAGFHTIEAVAYAPKKELLNIKGISEAKADKVLAEAAKLVPMGFTTATEFHQRRAEIIQISTGSKELDKLLQGGIETGSITEMFGEFRTGKTQLCHTLAVTCQLPIDQGGGEGKAMYIDTEGTFRPERLLAVAERYGLVGSDVLDNVAYARAFNTDHQTQLLYQASAMMAESRYAMLIVDSAMALYRTDYSGRGELAARQGHLGRFLRMLLRLADEFGVAVVITNQVVAQVDGAAMFSADPKKPIGGNIMAHASTTRLYLRKGRGETRICKIYDSPCLPESEAMFAINADGVGDAKD is encoded by the exons ATGGCTATGAGAAGCGAGGCCAGggtagaggcagaggcagaggtagaggaggagagcttTGGACCACAGCCACTGAGCAGACTTGAG CAATGTGGCATCAGTGCCAGTGACCTAAAGAAACTGGAGGATGCAGGGTTCCACACCATTGAGGCAGTGGCCTATGCCCCCAAGAAGGAGCTGCTCAACATCAAGGGGATCAGTGAGGCCAAAGCAGACAAAGTCCTG GCTGAAGCTGCCAAACTAGTGCCCATGGGCTTCACCACAGCAACAGAGTTCCACCAACGCAGAGCTGAAATCATCCAGATCTCCACTGGGTCCAAAGAGCTGGACAAGCTGTTACAGG GTGGGATAGAGACGGGCTCCATCACAGAGATGTTTGGAGAGTTCCGGACAGGAAAGACGCAACTGTGCCACACCCTTGCAGTCACCTGTCAG TTGCCCATTGACCAGGGTGGTGGAGAGGGCAAAGCCATGTACATTGACACTGAGGGGACCTTCAGACCAGAGAGGTTACTGGCTGTAGCAGAGAG GTATGGACTTGTTGGGAGTGACGTTCTGGACAACGTAGCCTACGCTAGAGCCTTTAACACAGACCACCAGACCCAGCTGCTTTACCAAGCCTCAGCCATGATGGCAGAGTCTAG GTATGCCATGCTGATAGTGGACAGTGCCATGGCCCTCTACAGGACAGACTACTCAGGGAGGGGAGAGCTTGCTGCACGGCAAGGCCACCTGGGACGCTTCCTGAGAATGCTGCTGAGGCTAGCAGATGAG TTTGGCGTTGCCGTAGTGATAACCAATCAGGTGGTGGCCCAGGTAGACGGTGCTGCTATGTTCTCGGCAGACCCTAAAAAACCCATCGGTGGCAACATCATGGCACATGCGTCCACTACACG ACTGTACTTGAGGAAAGGCCGTGGGGAGACGAGGATCTGCAAAATCTATGACTCGCCCTGCCTCCCTGAGTCTGAAGCCATGTTTGCCATCAACGCAGACGGGGTGGGTGATGCCAAGGACTGA
- the rmdn3 gene encoding regulator of microtubule dynamics protein 3 gives MVPIWHNMKPLGRNWMIGLGVGATAGVGLITLIIYKEISRRRSQTLLLQTNPPEYLIDSPDGAPLQMESLEQEVVAQQQALEAVVQGLSPEQQVELRNQLDEVLTCVSSLRFEVAELRTGLQDIAQQIIQDVKKGVEDSQRARRRRHIISHRERTDSMSSSSIYFSASQGVYGGETSEGGYSTANAESDYTDRDTDRETDKEAEREPEEESDEDKSCATTITLRQEDSQEEGEEPQEEDEEEEMLEVMAEVPSGELALLLAQSDILHMGDARLKAEGFHLLLANKLQYGDSREFLWRLARAYSDMYDSTEDKQEKKSYAEQGREEAEFALKKNGLNAECHKWFAVLTGLTSQYETMHSKLKSSHILKEHLDRAIALRDDDPLCFYLLGRWCYEVSTLGWLERKAAAALYDNPPTSTLDDALGNFLKAEELNPGFSKTVRLYIAKCHKELGNVSEAKNWALLALKMPSGSSEEDSAKLEAELGALIDKATELSLDGGDK, from the exons ATGGTCCCAATTTGGCACAACATGAAGCCGTTAGGGAGAAATTGGATGATAGGACTGGGTGTAGGAGCCACCGCGGGTGTAGGCTTGATTACATTAATAATCTACAAAGAAATTAGTAGAAGAAGATCTCAAACATTATTACTCCAGACTAACCCCCCTGAGTACTTGATAGACAGCCCAGATGGAGCACCCCTTCAGATGGAGTCACTTGAACAAG AGGTGGTGGCCCAGCAGCAGGCCCTGGAGGCGGTGGTGCAGGGGCTGTCCCCTGAGCAGCAGGTGGAGCTGAGGAACCAACTGGATGAGGTGCTGACCTGTGTGTCTTCCCTCCGCTTCGAGGTGGCTGAGCTCAGGACCGGCCTGCAGGACATCGCCCAGCAGATTATCCAGGATGTCAA GAAGGGTGTTGAGGATAGCCAGAGGGCACGCAGACGCCGCCACATCATCAGCCATCGGGAACGCACTGACTCCATGAGCTCCAGCTCCATCTATTTCTCTGCCAGTCAAGGCGTGTATGGAGGGGAGACCAGCGAGGGAGG GTACTCCACCGCCAACGCTGAGTCAGACTACACGGATCGGGACACGGATCGGGAGACCGACAAGGAGGCGGAAAGAGAGCCGGAGGAGGAATCCGATGAGGACAAGAGCTGTGCCACGACCATCACTCTACGCCAGGAGGACTcccaggaggagggagaggaaccacAGGAggaagacgaagaggaggagatgttGGAGGTGATGGCTGAAGTGCCAAGTGGGGAGTTGGCATTACTCCTGGCCCAGAGTGATATCCTTCATATGGGTGATGCTAGGCTGAAGGCAGAGGGCTTCCATCTGCTCCTTGCCAACAAGCTACAG TATGGCGACAGCAGGGAGTTTCTATGGCGACTGGCCCGTGCCTACAGTGACATGTATGATTCTACTGAGGACAAGCAGGAGAAGAAGTCTTATGCAGAACAAG GTCGTGAAGAAGCAGAGTTCGCTCTAAAGAAGAATGGCCTGAATGCGGAATGTCACAAGTG GTTTGCTGTTCTCACAGGCCTTACCTCCCAATACGAGACTATGCATAGCAAACTGAAAAGCAGTCACATTCTAAAG GAGCATTTAGACCGAGCGATTGCCCTTAGGGACGATGACCCACTGTGTTTCTACCTATTGGGGCGCTGGTGTTATGAG GTTTCCACTCTTGGCTGGCTGGAGAGGAAGGCAGCAGCTGCCTTGTATGACAATCCACCAACATCTACTCTCGACGACGCCCTTGGAAACTTCCTCAAG GCAGAGGAGCTGAACCCAGGATTCTCCAAGACAGTAAGACTTTACATCGCCAAG TGTCACAAGGAGCTGGGGAATGTGTCGGAGGCCAAAAACTGGGCCCTGTTGGCGTTGAAGATGCCTAGTGGCTCCAGTGAG GAGGATAGTGCTAAGTTGGAGGCAGAGCTGGGAGCCTTGATTGACAAAGCGACTGAGCTTTCTCTCGACGGTGGGGACAAATAG